From the genome of Fusobacterium varium, one region includes:
- the gpsA_2 gene encoding Glycerol-3-phosphate dehydrogenase [NAD(P)+], producing MLRGVIREFSNNLTEDMLLVNTAKGIEVSTGMRLSEVMKDEIKGKFHKNIVVLSGPTHAEEVAVGIPTTIVAAGEREKAAEIQELFNSKVFRVYLSEDVVGVELGAAVKNCLAIGAGIADGMGFGDNTKAALITRGIAEMIRYGKACGAKEITFSGLSGIGDLIVTCASKHSRNRHVGECLGKGQDIQTILSEMTMVAEGVPTVKAVYEQIQKLNISMPILEATYNIIYKNANAGNMVEELMERTLKEEFY from the coding sequence GTGCTAAGAGGAGTAATAAGAGAATTTTCGAATAATTTGACTGAAGATATGCTTTTAGTTAATACTGCTAAAGGAATAGAAGTATCAACAGGAATGAGGCTTTCAGAAGTTATGAAAGATGAAATAAAAGGAAAGTTTCATAAGAATATAGTAGTTTTATCAGGACCTACACATGCAGAGGAAGTTGCAGTAGGAATACCAACAACTATAGTAGCAGCTGGAGAAAGAGAAAAAGCTGCTGAAATACAGGAACTTTTTAATAGTAAAGTATTTAGAGTATATTTAAGTGAAGATGTAGTAGGAGTAGAATTAGGTGCTGCAGTAAAAAATTGCCTGGCTATAGGAGCTGGTATTGCTGATGGAATGGGATTTGGAGATAACACAAAGGCAGCCTTGATAACTAGAGGAATTGCTGAAATGATAAGATATGGAAAAGCATGTGGTGCCAAAGAAATAACCTTTTCTGGGCTTAGTGGAATAGGTGATCTAATAGTAACATGTGCAAGTAAACATAGCAGAAATAGACATGTAGGAGAATGTTTAGGAAAAGGTCAAGATATACAAACTATTTTAAGTGAAATGACTATGGTTGCTGAAGGAGTTCCAACAGTAAAAGCAGTATATGAGCAAATTCAAAAATTAAATATTTCAATGCCGATATTAGAAGCCACATACAATATCATATATAAAAATGCAAATGCTGGAAATATGGTAGAAGAACTTATGGAAAGAACTTTAAAAGAGGAATTTTACTAA
- a CDS encoding Protein of uncharacterised function DUF116, whose amino-acid sequence MSSLKGKDIKKLLILLPHCVQKYTCPYKVTSNIENCKNCGQCVIGELLNMKKDFPIEIRIATGGTLARKHIKELRPDLVAAVACKRDLMSGIHDAFPVKVYGIFNKIVNEPCVNTTVSGEKIRSFLKEVYKTQGGEM is encoded by the coding sequence ATGTCTTCTTTAAAAGGAAAGGATATAAAAAAACTGTTAATTTTACTTCCACATTGTGTTCAAAAATATACATGTCCATATAAAGTAACATCAAATATAGAAAACTGTAAGAATTGTGGTCAGTGTGTGATAGGTGAACTTCTGAATATGAAAAAAGATTTTCCTATAGAAATAAGAATTGCTACAGGAGGAACTCTTGCTAGAAAACATATAAAGGAATTAAGACCAGATTTGGTAGCTGCAGTAGCATGTAAGAGAGATCTTATGTCAGGTATACATGATGCGTTTCCAGTGAAAGTATATGGGATATTTAATAAAATTGTAAATGAACCATGTGTAAATACGACGGTTTCTGGAGAAAAAATAAGGAGTTTTTTAAAAGAAGTATATAAAACTCAAGGAGGAGAAATGTGA
- the ntrC_1 gene encoding Nitrogen assimilation regulatory protein, with product MILLGFRLDRSLKEELENNFENELTFAENITDFIEYLKNKKYETIVIEERNLQEEALINLVKKVGEYQKKGVIIILGETSNLKVVAGSVKAGAYDYILKPVDNSTVIKIIEKSVKDYKLLAERVDKHKSSGDKLIGQTKEIVELYKMIGKVASSRVPVLVVGEKGTGKTSVAKSIHQFSDWSNEPLISINCTSFKNELLERKMFGYEKGAFAGAVFSQIGDLEKANGGTLHLGNVESLSLDLQSKVLYFLEEGEFFRMGGADPIKIDLRVVASTSENLEELINQGKFIDELYRKLKVLEVNIPPLRERKDDIPLIIDHYLIECNEELHKNIKGVSKPALKKILRYDWPGNVNELKNAIKSAVALCRGGSILIEDLPSNVLGTKITKRKGDAQMGALKEWIKVEMEMYKTSNQKGYYGNIISKVEKELIHQVLEMTNGKKVETAEILGITRNTLRTKMSNYGLE from the coding sequence TTGATTCTTTTAGGGTTTAGATTAGATAGAAGTTTAAAAGAGGAATTAGAAAATAACTTTGAGAATGAATTAACTTTCGCAGAAAATATAACTGATTTTATAGAATATCTAAAAAACAAAAAGTATGAAACTATAGTTATAGAAGAAAGAAATCTTCAGGAAGAAGCTCTTATTAATTTAGTAAAAAAAGTAGGAGAATATCAAAAAAAAGGTGTTATAATAATTCTTGGAGAAACTTCTAATTTAAAAGTAGTAGCAGGAAGTGTAAAAGCTGGAGCATATGATTATATATTAAAACCAGTTGACAATAGTACTGTTATAAAAATAATAGAAAAATCTGTAAAAGACTATAAATTATTAGCCGAAAGAGTGGATAAACATAAAAGTTCTGGAGATAAACTTATAGGTCAGACAAAAGAAATAGTAGAACTATATAAGATGATAGGAAAAGTTGCAAGTAGTAGGGTACCAGTTCTAGTAGTGGGAGAAAAGGGGACTGGAAAAACGAGTGTAGCAAAATCTATACATCAATTCAGTGATTGGTCAAATGAACCACTTATAAGTATTAACTGTACATCTTTCAAAAATGAATTATTAGAAAGAAAAATGTTTGGTTATGAAAAGGGTGCTTTTGCTGGAGCCGTTTTTTCTCAAATAGGTGATCTTGAAAAAGCCAATGGAGGAACACTTCATCTAGGAAATGTAGAGTCTTTAAGTTTGGACTTACAATCTAAGGTGCTTTATTTTTTAGAAGAAGGAGAATTCTTTAGAATGGGTGGAGCTGATCCAATTAAAATTGATTTAAGAGTAGTAGCTAGTACAAGCGAAAATCTTGAAGAACTTATAAATCAAGGTAAATTTATTGATGAACTATATAGAAAATTAAAAGTTCTTGAAGTAAATATTCCACCATTGAGAGAAAGAAAAGATGATATCCCTCTGATAATAGATCATTATTTAATAGAATGTAATGAAGAACTTCATAAAAATATAAAAGGTGTAAGTAAACCAGCTTTGAAAAAAATATTGAGGTATGACTGGCCGGGAAATGTAAATGAACTTAAAAATGCTATAAAATCTGCTGTTGCATTATGCAGAGGAGGTTCTATACTTATAGAAGACCTTCCAAGTAATGTACTTGGAACAAAAATTACAAAAAGAAAAGGAGATGCCCAAATGGGGGCTCTTAAAGAATGGATAAAGGTAGAAATGGAAATGTATAAAACTAGTAATCAAAAAGGTTATTATGGAAATATTATTTCAAAAGTAGAAAAAGAGCTTATACATCAAGTTTTAGAAATGACCAATGGAAAAAAAGTAGAAACAGCAGAAATATTAGGAATAACGAGAAATACGTTAAGGACAAAAATGAGTAACTATGGTTTGGAGTAG
- a CDS encoding TonB family C-terminal domain, whose translation MKRVDYVSFGLSILLNLLIILLIPGLSVETIVDKKIKVGLVSYDNNSRIKMEGTKNTNSKTKNLTAETRKKTEKVETQVKKESTVKKEPITKIKSKEPEKKPTLSDIAKSISGPEIDVLSGINDISHSVAREKVKTIPKKQNNDKEGIVSKDNLVGEKLDLASDSDMNIQGKEQFLVEEDGKLAFNSEEGKDLEFERILKADGDVEGLPSGYRLGTEDGNIVARWDNTNREPIYPESAQLRGLHGTVKIRMNIDENGNVNSLFLEKGSGVPEINSAIEEIGRTWKIYLSKNGMNVKGDVILEYNFILRGKN comes from the coding sequence ATGAAAAGAGTCGATTATGTAAGTTTTGGTCTTTCTATACTTCTAAACCTACTTATTATATTGCTTATACCAGGTCTTTCAGTTGAAACAATAGTAGATAAAAAAATTAAGGTGGGGTTAGTTTCTTATGATAATAACAGTAGGATAAAAATGGAAGGAACTAAAAATACTAACTCTAAAACTAAAAATCTAACAGCTGAAACTAGAAAAAAGACAGAGAAAGTTGAAACTCAGGTTAAAAAAGAGAGTACAGTAAAAAAAGAACCTATCACAAAGATAAAATCAAAAGAACCTGAAAAAAAACCAACTTTAAGTGATATAGCTAAATCTATATCTGGTCCTGAAATAGATGTTTTGTCTGGAATAAATGATATAAGTCATTCTGTTGCTAGAGAAAAAGTAAAAACAATTCCTAAAAAACAAAATAATGATAAAGAGGGCATTGTTTCAAAAGATAATCTTGTTGGAGAAAAACTTGATTTAGCATCTGATTCAGATATGAATATTCAAGGCAAAGAACAATTTTTAGTTGAAGAAGATGGAAAACTTGCATTCAACTCAGAAGAAGGAAAAGATTTGGAATTTGAAAGAATATTGAAAGCTGATGGAGATGTAGAAGGACTTCCAAGTGGTTATAGGCTAGGAACAGAAGATGGAAATATTGTTGCTAGATGGGATAATACTAATAGGGAACCTATATATCCTGAGAGTGCTCAATTAAGGGGATTACATGGAACAGTAAAGATAAGAATGAATATTGACGAAAATGGAAATGTAAATTCTTTATTTTTAGAAAAAGGAAGTGGAGTTCCAGAGATTAATAGTGCTATAGAAGAAATAGGAAGAACTTGGAAAATATATTTAAGTAAAAATGGAATGAATGTAAAAGGTGATGTTATTTTGGAGTATAATTTTATATTAAGAGGAAAAAATTAA
- the dnaN_1 gene encoding DNA polymerase III subunit beta has protein sequence MIVKLKRQDFLKRLKIVEKAINENKIKPIISCAYIETREENLFFCGTNLETTITTEMKCEEIVEEGKIVFQHQLVDEYLREIKDEIVTLSVRDNNLFIESSDSSSEFSLMEAEDFPRILVEADFFQRQEDFKINSTELADIFEKVKFAASSSSENLPINCVRLESEGNNLKFITTDTYRLVFLEKELEKVNEKLGVSIPLNTIEALAKLLRSIEETEIKFYFYNKQVYFKLEDTLIISRVIDLAFPNYRGILGNDTYNKTLIINSEKFLKVLRRIIIFVRNNVESKYGATFELEGKELKVNGVNDIAKINEQLEVEYEGDRIKISLNAKFLSDFIQNLNKESNIMLNFISSNSSVKIKKKMMTIIFI, from the coding sequence GTGATTGTAAAATTAAAAAGACAGGATTTTTTAAAAAGATTAAAAATAGTTGAAAAGGCTATAAATGAAAATAAGATAAAGCCAATAATTTCTTGTGCATATATAGAAACTAGAGAAGAGAATCTATTTTTTTGTGGTACAAATCTTGAAACTACTATTACTACAGAAATGAAGTGTGAAGAGATAGTGGAAGAGGGAAAAATAGTATTTCAACATCAGTTGGTAGATGAATATTTAAGAGAAATTAAAGATGAAATTGTGACTTTAAGTGTAAGAGATAATAATCTTTTTATTGAGAGTTCTGACTCTTCTTCTGAATTTTCCCTTATGGAAGCAGAGGACTTTCCAAGAATACTTGTAGAGGCTGATTTTTTTCAAAGACAAGAGGATTTTAAAATTAATAGTACAGAATTAGCTGATATATTTGAAAAAGTAAAATTTGCTGCTTCTAGTTCAAGTGAAAATCTTCCTATAAATTGTGTAAGACTGGAAAGTGAAGGAAATAATTTGAAATTCATAACTACAGATACTTATAGACTTGTATTTTTAGAAAAAGAACTAGAAAAAGTTAATGAGAAACTTGGAGTAAGTATTCCTTTAAATACAATTGAAGCTTTAGCAAAGCTTTTAAGAAGTATAGAAGAAACAGAAATAAAGTTTTATTTTTACAATAAGCAAGTATATTTTAAATTAGAGGATACTCTTATAATAAGTAGAGTCATTGACTTAGCATTTCCTAATTATAGAGGAATATTAGGAAATGATACATATAATAAGACGCTTATTATAAATAGTGAAAAATTTTTAAAAGTTCTTAGAAGAATAATAATATTTGTAAGAAATAATGTAGAATCAAAATATGGGGCAACTTTTGAACTTGAAGGAAAAGAGCTTAAAGTAAATGGTGTAAATGATATTGCTAAGATAAATGAGCAGTTAGAAGTAGAATATGAAGGCGATAGAATAAAAATTTCTCTGAATGCTAAGTTTCTTTCTGACTTTATTCAAAATTTAAATAAAGAAAGCAATATTATGCTTAATTTTATTAGTTCAAATAGTTCAGTTAAAATAAAAAAGAAAATGATGACAATTATCTTTATATAG
- a CDS encoding tetratricopeptide repeat protein, producing MKKIHLILALLLSTNIILAASEREDIAFLDELYKQKKFSMAITESVSFLKRYPDSRYTRNIQDRIAKTYFLQEDYNNAIKYFKIILMNNDVKAKEKDEINFYLMKSYTALEDTKNSDFYMEALDKNGDFYERALYDSGMTYLAKENYSKAEEMFQRVIQMNKKYYSEAILSMAMSSYNKADYKKTLLFLNEYSNGKDKNKNQSLLYYLYGSTYYKLNSTEDAIVYFQKVANKDKISSYGKKSILSLIEIYSNRGDVNSMQRYLTMLENTKEYGEAMRMIGDLYATRGEYEKAVGYYSKTNTPNDPKLMYGYGFSLYKLNRLKEAQKYFEGLRNTTYYNQSLYYIFAIDYKLKNYKKIVRNRDEVKRVVVNQQDTDNINLMIANSAYEVGEYTLSKDYYGRLYARNPNKENLYRIIVIDNKVGDIEDITRRFTEYKAKYSDDKEYKRNIYFSVGEAYYKGNKVSEAIDVYKEFLATDKDFSILNNLIVSLLSEQRYDEMLTYLNDEGTESSKENIYLKGIAFVGMGKYAEAETVFNQLEVDDASDTVLQTKVKFNKMRNYFLWGKYEDAIKYGEEYLQLENPEGKNEVMDKLAISYFRLDNFEKSREYYNKLSTVPEFEAYGRFQIADTYYAEKNFEKAKEEYKHVAEQYGDGQYGEKAYYWYLTTLINLGETDIFEKEKDAFLIKYPGSKMKDNLLILSGEVYESGNNNDKALESYKEILSTSEDKVVKESTVSKILDIHLSKNNIEEAKKYIEDITNIDTKNYYNSLIYEKQNNKEAAMKEYEKLLESSRYKDYACVNIASKLFAEKNYKKAREYYNQVNNMENSIYKDLVLFQIASIDEIEKKNEEALRGYTKGYVMYDGKYSQVSKLKAAQLNEKMGKEKDAEVLYKELYNLDKKLIYKEFVLEKMIYFALKNENKVEGKKYYLELKAINAKKAEKYVDFFKEEENK from the coding sequence GTGAAAAAGATACATTTGATACTTGCATTATTATTAAGCACAAATATCATTTTAGCTGCCTCAGAGAGAGAAGATATTGCGTTCTTAGATGAACTTTATAAACAAAAAAAATTCTCAATGGCTATAACAGAATCAGTTAGTTTTTTAAAAAGATATCCTGATTCTAGATACACAAGAAATATTCAAGATAGAATAGCAAAGACTTATTTTCTTCAAGAAGATTATAATAATGCTATAAAATATTTTAAAATTATATTAATGAATAATGATGTAAAGGCAAAAGAAAAAGATGAAATAAATTTTTATCTTATGAAAAGTTATACAGCATTAGAAGATACAAAAAATAGTGATTTTTATATGGAGGCTCTAGATAAAAATGGTGATTTTTATGAAAGAGCTTTATATGACTCTGGAATGACTTATTTAGCTAAAGAAAATTATTCGAAAGCAGAAGAAATGTTTCAAAGAGTAATACAAATGAATAAAAAATATTATAGTGAAGCTATTTTGAGTATGGCTATGTCCTCATATAATAAAGCAGATTATAAAAAAACACTTTTATTTTTAAATGAGTATTCAAATGGAAAAGATAAAAATAAAAATCAATCTCTTTTATATTATTTATATGGTTCAACTTATTATAAGTTAAATTCAACAGAAGATGCAATAGTATACTTTCAAAAAGTAGCTAATAAAGATAAAATAAGTTCGTATGGGAAAAAGTCTATATTGAGTTTAATAGAAATATATAGCAATAGAGGCGATGTAAACTCTATGCAGAGATATCTTACTATGCTTGAAAACACTAAAGAATATGGTGAAGCAATGAGAATGATAGGGGACCTTTATGCTACAAGAGGAGAGTATGAAAAAGCTGTTGGTTATTATTCAAAAACTAATACTCCAAATGATCCAAAACTTATGTATGGGTATGGATTTTCATTATATAAATTAAATAGATTAAAAGAAGCCCAAAAATATTTTGAAGGCTTAAGAAATACTACTTATTATAATCAATCTTTATATTATATCTTTGCAATTGATTACAAACTAAAAAATTATAAAAAAATAGTAAGAAACAGAGATGAAGTAAAAAGAGTGGTTGTAAATCAACAGGACACTGATAATATTAATTTAATGATAGCTAATTCAGCTTATGAGGTTGGAGAGTATACTCTTTCAAAAGACTACTATGGAAGACTTTATGCAAGAAATCCAAATAAAGAAAATCTTTATAGAATAATAGTCATAGATAATAAAGTTGGAGATATTGAAGATATTACAAGAAGATTTACAGAATATAAAGCTAAATATTCAGATGATAAGGAATACAAAAGAAATATATATTTTTCTGTAGGAGAAGCATATTACAAGGGAAATAAAGTGTCAGAAGCAATAGATGTGTATAAAGAATTTTTAGCAACAGATAAAGATTTTAGTATTTTGAATAATCTCATTGTTTCATTATTGAGTGAACAGAGATATGATGAAATGCTTACTTATTTAAATGATGAAGGAACAGAAAGTTCAAAAGAAAACATATACTTAAAAGGAATAGCTTTTGTTGGAATGGGAAAATATGCTGAAGCAGAAACAGTTTTTAATCAATTGGAAGTAGATGATGCTTCTGACACAGTTCTCCAAACAAAAGTAAAATTCAATAAAATGAGGAATTATTTCTTGTGGGGAAAATATGAAGATGCTATAAAATATGGAGAAGAGTATCTTCAATTAGAAAATCCTGAAGGAAAAAATGAGGTGATGGATAAACTAGCTATCAGTTACTTTAGGTTGGATAATTTTGAAAAAAGTAGAGAATATTATAATAAACTTTCTACAGTTCCAGAATTTGAAGCTTATGGAAGATTTCAAATAGCAGATACTTATTATGCTGAAAAGAATTTTGAGAAGGCTAAAGAAGAGTATAAACATGTTGCAGAACAGTATGGTGATGGTCAGTATGGAGAAAAAGCATATTATTGGTATCTTACTACTTTAATTAATTTAGGAGAAACAGATATTTTTGAAAAAGAAAAAGATGCATTTCTCATAAAGTATCCTGGAAGTAAGATGAAAGATAATCTTTTAATATTATCTGGAGAAGTATATGAAAGTGGCAATAATAATGACAAAGCTCTTGAAAGTTATAAAGAAATTCTTTCAACTTCTGAAGATAAAGTAGTTAAAGAAAGTACTGTTTCTAAGATATTGGATATACATTTGAGTAAAAATAATATTGAGGAAGCAAAAAAATACATAGAGGATATAACAAATATAGATACTAAAAATTATTATAATTCTCTTATATATGAAAAGCAAAACAATAAAGAAGCTGCAATGAAAGAGTATGAAAAACTTTTAGAAAGCAGCAGATATAAAGATTATGCTTGTGTAAATATAGCTTCTAAATTATTTGCTGAAAAGAACTACAAGAAAGCAAGGGAATATTATAATCAAGTAAATAATATGGAGAACAGTATATACAAAGATCTTGTTTTATTCCAAATTGCTTCAATTGATGAAATTGAAAAGAAAAATGAAGAAGCTTTAAGAGGATATACAAAAGGATATGTTATGTATGATGGAAAGTATTCTCAGGTGTCAAAATTAAAAGCAGCCCAATTGAATGAAAAAATGGGAAAAGAAAAAGATGCAGAAGTTTTGTATAAAGAACTTTATAATCTTGATAAAAAACTTATTTATAAGGAATTTGTTCTTGAAAAGATGATTTATTTTGCTTTAAAAAATGAAAATAAAGTAGAAGGTAAAAAATATTATTTAGAATTGAAAGCAATAAATGCTAAAAAAGCAGAGAAATATGTTGATTTTTTTAAAGAGGAGGAAAATAAATGA
- a CDS encoding biopolymer transport protein ExbD has protein sequence MKIERTKRRGKGELALEITPLIDVVFLLLIFFLVATTFEDINSGIKIDLPQSTIREIKNIKEIQVAINKNKEIVLNFKEKGKNQKVKVNKNNLKTELENKLKESEEKNIVISADKNLDYGFIVEIMTISKEAGAASLDIDTASSK, from the coding sequence ATGAAAATAGAAAGGACAAAAAGACGTGGAAAAGGAGAATTGGCATTAGAAATAACTCCTCTTATTGATGTTGTGTTTCTTTTATTAATATTTTTTCTGGTTGCAACTACTTTTGAAGATATTAACAGTGGAATTAAAATAGATTTGCCTCAGTCTACAATCAGAGAGATAAAGAATATAAAAGAAATACAAGTTGCAATAAATAAAAATAAAGAAATTGTTCTTAATTTTAAAGAAAAAGGAAAAAATCAAAAAGTTAAAGTAAATAAGAACAATTTAAAAACAGAGTTGGAAAATAAATTAAAAGAATCTGAAGAAAAAAATATAGTAATAAGTGCTGATAAGAATCTAGATTATGGATTTATAGTAGAAATAATGACTATTTCTAAAGAGGCAGGAGCGGCTTCCTTGGACATTGATACAGCAAGCAGTAAATAA
- the dnaX_1 gene encoding DNA polymerase III subunit tau: MHITLYRKYRPKNFEEIAGQKEIVKTLKASLRNGKTSHAYLFTGPRGVGKTTIARLIAKGVNCLENGITDEPCNKCENCLSINDGSFMDMIEIDAASNRGIDEIRQLKEKINYQPSKGRKKIYIIDEVHMLTKEAFNALLKTLEEPPEHVIFILATTEADKILPTIISRCQRYDFKTLSPAEMKEKLEEISKNEGVSVPDDVLNLIYENSGGSMRDATSILERLMITCLNEEITLEKCEKVLGVTPVKKMKEFLDNVMEKKYKELIKLLDEFWSESLEIELFLKILLNIVKLL, encoded by the coding sequence ATGCATATAACATTATATAGAAAATATAGACCTAAAAATTTTGAAGAGATAGCAGGGCAAAAAGAAATAGTGAAAACATTAAAAGCTTCATTAAGAAATGGCAAAACTTCTCACGCATATCTTTTCACAGGTCCAAGAGGTGTAGGAAAAACTACAATAGCTAGACTTATAGCTAAAGGTGTTAATTGCCTAGAAAATGGTATTACAGATGAACCATGTAACAAATGTGAAAACTGTTTGTCAATAAATGATGGAAGTTTTATGGATATGATTGAAATTGATGCTGCTTCTAACAGAGGAATAGATGAAATTAGACAGTTAAAGGAAAAAATAAATTATCAACCATCAAAAGGAAGAAAAAAAATATATATTATAGATGAGGTACACATGCTTACAAAAGAAGCATTTAATGCTCTTTTAAAAACATTAGAAGAACCTCCTGAACATGTAATATTTATACTGGCAACAACAGAAGCAGATAAAATATTACCAACTATTATATCAAGATGCCAGAGATATGATTTTAAGACACTTTCTCCAGCTGAAATGAAAGAAAAACTTGAAGAGATATCGAAGAATGAAGGAGTTTCTGTACCTGACGATGTATTGAATCTTATTTATGAAAATTCTGGTGGAAGTATGAGAGATGCAACTTCTATACTGGAAAGGCTCATGATAACTTGTTTGAATGAAGAAATAACTTTAGAAAAATGTGAAAAAGTTCTTGGGGTAACTCCAGTAAAGAAAATGAAAGAGTTTTTAGATAACGTTATGGAGAAAAAGTATAAAGAACTTATCAAATTACTAGATGAGTTTTGGAGTGAATCTTTAGAGATAGAACTTTTTTTAAAGATTTTGCTAAATATTGTAAAACTCTTATGA
- the rpoD_1 gene encoding RNA polymerase sigma factor rpoD translates to MIEKDLISLYLADIRKYKILDKDEELNLLIKAKAGDEESKNQLILSNLRLVVNIAKGYINKGLSFIDLISEGNLGLIYAIEKFDITKGFRFSTYAVWWIKQSISKAVIVKGREIRIPSYKYDLLNKVNRYVMSRLKDEGNYPPVEEIAAELNIDVDKIQDIIMDFQDPMSLSTQIGDDIYLEDTLAQQEDFSMEEEIFNEMGRKQVRDMVNQLEEREKEILKLRYGLDGYEIHTLEEIGNTLNITRERVRQIEKKLYKNLDQNILKN, encoded by the coding sequence ATGATAGAGAAGGATCTTATTTCACTTTATTTAGCAGATATAAGAAAATATAAAATATTAGATAAAGATGAGGAGCTAAATCTTTTAATTAAGGCTAAGGCTGGAGATGAAGAATCTAAAAATCAATTGATTTTATCTAATCTCAGGTTAGTTGTTAATATTGCAAAAGGTTATATAAATAAAGGGTTAAGTTTCATAGATTTGATTAGTGAAGGAAACTTAGGACTTATTTATGCAATAGAAAAATTTGATATTACAAAAGGTTTTAGATTTTCAACATACGCAGTGTGGTGGATTAAACAATCTATAAGTAAGGCTGTTATAGTAAAAGGAAGAGAAATAAGAATTCCTTCATATAAATATGATTTGCTAAATAAAGTAAATCGTTATGTTATGTCACGATTAAAAGATGAAGGTAATTATCCGCCAGTGGAAGAAATAGCTGCAGAGCTAAATATAGATGTAGATAAAATACAAGATATAATAATGGATTTTCAAGATCCAATGTCTTTAAGCACACAAATAGGAGATGATATTTATCTCGAAGACACTTTAGCCCAACAAGAAGATTTTTCTATGGAAGAGGAAATTTTTAATGAAATGGGTAGAAAACAAGTGAGAGATATGGTCAATCAATTAGAAGAACGTGAAAAAGAAATACTTAAGTTGAGATATGGGTTAGATGGGTATGAAATACATACTTTAGAAGAAATTGGGAATACTCTTAATATAACAAGAGAAAGAGTAAGACAGATAGAGAAAAAACTTTACAAAAACTTAGATCAAAATATACTAAAGAATTGA
- the tolQ_1 gene encoding colicin uptake protein TolQ translates to MYWIKNGGILMYFILAMSIIGLAVVIERFIYFKLSEKDSFNRINPELRQLIEKGSIKEAIVLLNNKKASAARVLKDILIQYYKSNSKDPTMLEEKGKESAMVQIPLLEKHMWILSLVAHITPLLGLLGTVTGMIKAFQAVSIHGTGDASVLAKGISEALFTTAGGLFVAIPATIFYNYFNKKIDETINDMEKTSTELINYFRR, encoded by the coding sequence ATGTATTGGATTAAAAATGGTGGAATTTTAATGTATTTCATTTTAGCTATGTCTATTATAGGATTAGCTGTAGTAATAGAAAGATTTATTTATTTTAAGCTTAGCGAAAAAGACAGCTTTAATAGAATAAATCCAGAACTTAGACAACTTATAGAAAAAGGCTCTATAAAAGAAGCTATAGTTTTATTAAATAATAAAAAAGCCTCAGCAGCTAGAGTATTGAAAGATATATTGATACAATATTATAAAAGTAATAGTAAAGATCCTACTATGTTAGAAGAAAAGGGAAAGGAAAGTGCAATGGTACAAATACCTCTTTTAGAAAAACATATGTGGATACTTTCATTGGTTGCTCATATAACTCCTTTATTGGGATTGTTAGGAACTGTAACAGGAATGATTAAGGCATTTCAAGCAGTATCTATTCATGGAACAGGAGATGCCTCTGTTTTAGCTAAAGGAATATCAGAAGCATTATTCACTACTGCAGGAGGGCTTTTTGTAGCTATTCCTGCTACCATCTTCTATAATTATTTTAATAAAAAGATAGATGAAACAATAAATGATATGGAAAAAACTAGTACAGAGTTGATAAATTACTTCAGAAGATAG